The following proteins are co-located in the Candida dubliniensis CD36 chromosome 3, complete sequence genome:
- a CDS encoding alpha-1,2-mannosyltransferase, putative (Similar to S. cerevisiae KRE2) gives MKPSIFYSSRQPYLKYLAIILTTITIYVLTHSNYSTEPNINDVTTKPISETIPQPPNPSSFPEQQQHASQEQIVKVPDELKNKPQDLVVDNGKDQKLVESGVPSSSPHQDKEDANKGKNLQEQENSFSKNPVKSEKVKATFVTLARNSELYDLIKSIRNVEDRFNRKFNYDWVFLNDDDFTQEFKDLTTAIVSGKTKYGKIPKEHWSYPEWIDLKKAEETRKSMKLQKIIYGDSESYRHMCRFESGFFWRHPLLDDYDWYWRVEPSIDIHCDLNYDLFKYMEDNNKVYGFTISIHEFRATIPTLWDQTKKFIKENPQYIAENNFMDFISDDKGESYNLCHFWSNFEIANLNFWRGEAYRKYFDYLDKTGGFFYERWGDAPIHSIAAALFLPKDKIHYFEDVGYKHSVYTQCPLNPQFRYEHKCHCNPDNDFTFRGYSCGKKYFEKMGLEKPKEWERYQ, from the coding sequence TAACTACCATCACCATCTACGTTCTAACTCACAGTAATTATCTGACCGAGCCCAACATTAATGATGTCACCACCAAACCAATACTGGAAACTATCCCACAGCCACCAAATCCATCATCATTCccagaacaacaacaacatgcAAGTCAAGAGCAAATCGTAAAGGTTCctgatgaattaaaaaacaaaccacAAGATTTAGTTGTTGATAACGGTAAGGATCAAAAACTAGTTGAATCTGGTGTACCATCCTCCTCACCGCACCAAGACAAAGAAGATGCCAACAAGGGCaaaaatttacaagaaCAGGAAAATTCTTTCTCAAAAAATCCAGTCAAGTCAGAGAAAGTCAAAGCCACATTTGTCACTTTAGCCCGTAATTCTGAATTGTatgatttgatcaaatctATTCGTAATGTTGAAGATCGTTTCAAtagaaaattcaattacGATTGGGTATTTCTTAATGATGACGATTTCACACAAGAATTTAAAGATTTAACCACAGCAATAGTTTCTGGTAAAACCAAATATGGGAAGATTCCTAAAGAGCATTGGTCATATCCTGAATGgattgatttaaaaaagGCAGAAGAAACCCGGAAAAGCAtgaaattacaaaaaatcatttatgGAGATAGTGAATCTTATCGTCACATGTGTCGATTTGAGAGTGGGTTTTTCTGGAGACATCCATTATtagatgattatgattgGTATTGGAGAGTTGAACCAAGTATTGATATTCATTGTGATTTGAATTatgatttattcaaatatatggaagataataataaagtttATGGATTTACAATTTCCATTCATGAATTTAGAGCCACTATTCCTACATTGTGGGatcaaacaaagaaattCATTAAGGAAAACCCACAATACATAGcagaaaacaattttatgGATTTTATCAGTGATGATAAAGGTGAACTGTATAATTTATGTCATTTTTGgtcaaattttgaaattgctaatttgaatttttggaGAGGTGAAGCTTATAggaaatattttgattatttagaTAAAACTGGTGGATTTTTCTATGAGCGTTGGGGTGATGCTCCAATCCATTCTATTGCTGCAGCATTGTTTTTACCAAAAGataaaattcattatttcgAAGATGTGGGTTATAAACACAGTGTTTACACTCAATGTCCATTGAACCCTCAATTTAGATACGAGCATAAATGTCATTGTAATCCAGATAATGATTTTACTTTCAGAGGTTATTCTTGTGGTAAAAagtattttgaaaaaatggGTTTGGAAAAACCAAAGGAATGGGAAAGGTAccaataa